In Paracoccaceae bacterium Fryx2, a single genomic region encodes these proteins:
- a CDS encoding riboflavin synthase: protein MFTGIISDIGRILELEQRGDLRARIGTAYDVAGIEIGASIACDGVCLTVIALGTEPQGWFDVQISGETVSKTNLGRWVAGHRVNLERALRLGDEMGGHIVSGHVDGVAEVVALHPEGDSLRVTFRAPHALAGFIAPKGSVALNGTSLTVNEVEGCDFGINFIPHTQVATTWGAVAAGDLVNLEIDTLARYVARLREWGQ, encoded by the coding sequence ATGTTCACGGGCATCATCAGCGATATCGGCCGGATTCTGGAGCTGGAGCAGCGCGGCGACCTGCGCGCCCGGATCGGCACCGCCTACGACGTGGCCGGGATCGAGATCGGGGCATCCATCGCCTGCGACGGGGTCTGCCTGACGGTGATCGCGCTGGGGACGGAACCGCAGGGCTGGTTCGACGTGCAGATCTCGGGCGAGACGGTGTCGAAGACCAACCTCGGGCGCTGGGTCGCGGGCCATCGCGTCAACCTCGAACGCGCGCTGCGGCTGGGCGACGAGATGGGCGGGCACATCGTGTCGGGCCATGTCGATGGCGTGGCCGAAGTGGTGGCGCTGCACCCCGAGGGCGACAGCCTGCGCGTGACGTTCCGCGCGCCACATGCGCTGGCGGGGTTCATCGCGCCAAAGGGCTCGGTGGCGCTGAACGGCACCTCGCTGACGGTGAACGAGGTCGAGGGCTGCGATTTCGGCATCAACTTCATTCCCCATACGCAGGTGGCGACCACCTGGGGCGCGGTGGCGGCGGGCGACCTGGTGAACCTGGAGATCGACACGCTGGCGCGCTATGTTGCGCGGCTGCGCGAGTGGGGGCAATGA
- the ribB gene encoding 3,4-dihydroxy-2-butanone-4-phosphate synthase: protein MTETRTDFSDAISSIDEIIDDARNGRMFILVDHEDRENEGDLVIPGQMCTPQAVNFMAMHGRGLICLALPGSRIDALGLPLMSPKNSSRHETAFTLSIEAREGVSTGISAADRALTVSVAIDPTKGAADIATPGHVFPLRARDGGVLVRAGHTEAAVDVSRLAGLNPSGVICEIMNEDGTMARLPDLVSFAQRHNLKIGTISDLIAYRRRHDNLVNEKAVKPVTSVHGGDWLMRIFTDETQGAEHVVLTKGDIRSEAPVLVRVHALDPLEDVLGIHPTHAGELQRAMRLIAVEGRGVVVLLRDTTMKLAMEGEHSPQTLRQYGLGAQILSALGLSRITLVTNSKAPKVVGLEAYGLSIAGTRAIPEV from the coding sequence ATGACCGAGACCAGGACCGATTTTTCCGACGCGATCTCGTCGATAGATGAGATCATCGACGATGCCCGCAACGGGCGCATGTTCATTCTGGTCGATCACGAGGATCGCGAGAACGAGGGCGATCTGGTGATTCCGGGGCAGATGTGCACCCCGCAGGCGGTGAACTTCATGGCGATGCACGGGCGCGGGCTGATCTGCCTTGCGCTGCCGGGGTCGCGGATAGACGCGCTGGGCCTGCCGCTGATGAGCCCGAAGAATTCGAGCCGCCACGAGACGGCCTTCACGCTTTCCATCGAGGCGCGCGAGGGGGTGTCCACCGGAATCTCCGCCGCCGACCGTGCGCTGACAGTTTCTGTGGCGATCGACCCGACCAAGGGTGCCGCCGACATCGCCACGCCGGGCCATGTGTTCCCGCTGCGTGCCCGCGACGGCGGGGTGCTGGTGCGGGCCGGGCATACCGAGGCTGCGGTTGATGTCAGCCGTCTGGCCGGGCTGAACCCGTCAGGCGTGATTTGCGAGATCATGAACGAGGACGGTACCATGGCGCGGCTGCCCGATCTGGTGAGCTTCGCACAGCGCCACAACCTGAAGATCGGCACGATTTCGGATCTGATCGCCTATCGGCGGCGTCATGACAATCTGGTGAACGAGAAGGCGGTCAAGCCCGTCACCTCGGTGCATGGCGGCGACTGGCTGATGCGGATCTTCACCGACGAGACCCAGGGCGCCGAGCATGTCGTGCTGACCAAGGGCGACATCCGGAGCGAGGCGCCGGTGCTGGTGCGGGTCCATGCGCTCGACCCGCTGGAGGATGTGCTGGGCATCCACCCGACACATGCGGGCGAGTTGCAGCGCGCCATGCGGCTGATCGCGGTCGAGGGGCGCGGGGTTGTCGTGCTCTTGCGCGACACCACGATGAAGCTGGCGATGGAGGGCGAGCATTCGCCCCAGACGCTGCGGCAATACGGGCTGGGGGCGCAGATCCTGTCGGCGCTGGGCCTGAGCCGGATCACGCTGGTTACCAATTCGAAAGCGCCGAAGGTGGTCGGGCTGGAGGCTTACGGGCTGTCCATCGCGGGCACCCGCGCCATTCCGGAGGTCTGA
- a CDS encoding 6,7-dimethyl-8-ribityllumazine synthase, translating to MAAIEEHYVLPLPVFDKPVKLLLVVAPYYRDIADSLVAGASAMAADCGATCELVEVPGALELPAAIGMAGRQADFDGFVALGCIIRGETTHYDTVCNDSSRGLMLLGLQGLCIGNGILTVENRGQAEVRADPGGQNKGGGAAAAALHLVALGRRWSGTRKGMGFRPVDELRAAQGKTAPDRAAQENSAQGMTGA from the coding sequence ATGGCCGCAATCGAAGAGCATTACGTCCTGCCGCTGCCGGTGTTCGACAAGCCGGTGAAGCTTCTGCTGGTGGTGGCGCCCTATTACCGCGACATTGCCGACAGTCTGGTGGCCGGGGCCAGTGCCATGGCGGCCGATTGCGGCGCCACCTGCGAGCTGGTCGAGGTGCCGGGCGCGCTGGAACTGCCGGCGGCGATCGGCATGGCCGGGCGGCAGGCGGATTTCGACGGCTTTGTGGCGCTGGGCTGCATCATCCGGGGCGAGACGACGCATTACGACACGGTGTGCAATGACAGCTCGCGCGGATTGATGCTTTTGGGGTTGCAGGGGCTGTGCATCGGCAACGGCATCCTGACGGTGGAAAACCGCGGCCAGGCCGAGGTGCGGGCCGATCCGGGCGGGCAGAACAAGGGCGGCGGGGCGGCGGCGGCGGCGCTGCATCTGGTCGCGCTTGGACGTCGCTGGTCGGGCACGCGCAAGGGCATGGGGTTCCGCCCGGTGGACGAGTTGCGCGCGGCGCAAGGCAAGACGGCGCCAGACCGGGCGGCGCAGGAAAATTCGGCGCAGGGGATGACGGGCGCATGA
- the nusB gene encoding transcription antitermination factor NusB, translated as MSRPDKRQMKSAARLYAVQALFQMEASGQTVEGVTAEFESHRFGAVYDGDEMAEGDVAHFRALVGHAVNWQARLDQMTDRALVAKWPIDRIDPVLRALFRAAGAEMLEMPTPPKVVISEFVDVAKAFFPEGKESKFVNAVLDHMAHEARPEAF; from the coding sequence ATGAGCAGGCCGGACAAGAGGCAGATGAAATCGGCGGCCCGGCTTTATGCCGTGCAGGCGCTGTTCCAGATGGAAGCCTCGGGGCAGACGGTGGAGGGTGTCACGGCCGAGTTCGAGAGCCATCGCTTCGGCGCGGTCTATGACGGCGACGAGATGGCCGAGGGCGACGTGGCGCATTTTCGCGCGCTGGTCGGCCATGCGGTGAACTGGCAGGCCAGGCTGGACCAGATGACCGACCGCGCGCTGGTGGCGAAATGGCCGATCGACCGGATCGACCCGGTGCTGCGCGCCCTGTTCCGTGCCGCCGGGGCCGAGATGCTGGAAATGCCGACGCCGCCCAAGGTCGTGATCTCGGAATTCGTCGATGTCGCCAAGGCATTCTTTCCCGAGGGCAAGGAATCGAAGTTCGTCAATGCCGTGCTCGACCACATGGCGCACGAGGCCAGACCCGAGGCGTTCTGA